Proteins encoded by one window of Candidatus Zixiibacteriota bacterium:
- a CDS encoding GIY-YIG nuclease family protein, which translates to MIILTPTTYFIYILASRKNGTLYVGVTNNLPRRTYEHRNGLIEGFTKKYAVHQLVYFEDCGDISSAITREKQLKFWKRKWKIELIESFNPEWRDLYDEIV; encoded by the coding sequence TTGATTATATTAACTCCGACGACCTATTTCATCTATATCCTTGCCTCTAGAAAAAACGGCACCTTGTATGTTGGTGTCACTAATAATCTTCCGCGGAGAACCTACGAACACAGAAATGGACTCATAGAAGGATTCACTAAGAAATATGCCGTGCATCAGCTGGTTTACTTTGAAGATTGTGGCGACATTTCCTCGGCTATAACCAGAGAAAAGCAGTTAAAATTCTGGAAAAGGAAATGGAAAATAGAACTCATTGAAAGTTTCAACCCAGAATGGCGCGACCTGTATGATGAAATCGTTTAA
- a CDS encoding site-2 protease family protein: MNNPEMVSRTVYYQLADLFEISAVYYHEGRLILRARPHGSAAEAVEAMHRRLRAAGFEASVKEDALGLLIGVREVTRFKWPVVNIVLFLATVVTVFFAWPGPPARRIEYAVALMTILLFHEFGHYLAGRRRGVLMSLPYFLPAPGFINIIGTFGAVIKSRSFFTNRRDLIEVGAAGPIAGFVISVVALSIGLHYSQIVAVGMSGGLQLGDSLLMRLLTRVIIGPIPEGYDFVLSPAAFAGWVGLLVTMLNLLPLGQLDGGHILYGLVGRYQHLVGKIFLAIIFVLGFWWPGWWLFAALAFLFRMNHPPTYNDAMPLPLSARLLGLAAILIFVIGFIPVPITLN; this comes from the coding sequence GTGAATAACCCGGAGATGGTCTCACGCACGGTATATTATCAACTGGCCGATCTGTTCGAAATCTCGGCCGTTTATTATCATGAGGGACGGCTGATATTGCGGGCGCGGCCGCACGGCAGCGCCGCCGAGGCCGTTGAGGCGATGCATCGGCGGCTGCGGGCGGCGGGCTTTGAAGCCAGTGTCAAAGAGGATGCCCTCGGCCTTTTAATCGGCGTGCGCGAGGTGACACGTTTCAAATGGCCCGTAGTGAATATTGTATTATTCCTGGCGACGGTGGTAACGGTCTTTTTTGCCTGGCCGGGGCCGCCGGCACGCCGGATAGAGTATGCCGTGGCGCTTATGACAATCCTGCTGTTTCATGAATTTGGGCATTATCTGGCCGGACGGCGGCGCGGGGTGCTGATGTCGCTTCCTTATTTTCTGCCGGCGCCCGGTTTTATCAATATAATCGGGACTTTCGGGGCGGTGATCAAATCGCGCTCCTTTTTCACCAACCGACGTGACCTGATTGAAGTGGGGGCGGCCGGACCGATCGCCGGTTTTGTCATTTCTGTTGTAGCCCTTTCGATCGGGCTTCATTATTCGCAGATTGTGGCCGTCGGGATGAGCGGGGGGCTGCAACTGGGAGATTCGCTTCTAATGAGACTGCTGACGCGGGTGATTATCGGTCCGATACCGGAGGGGTATGATTTTGTGCTGTCGCCGGCGGCGTTTGCCGGCTGGGTGGGGCTTCTGGTAACCATGCTCAATCTGCTGCCGCTGGGCCAGCTTGACGGCGGGCATATTCTCTACGGGTTGGTCGGCCGCTATCAGCATTTGGTCGGCAAAATATTTCTGGCGATTATATTCGTGCTCGGTTTCTGGTGGCCGGGCTGGTGGCTGTTCGCGGCGCTGGCGTTTCTTTTCCGAATGAACCATCCCCCCACATACAATGATGCCATGCCGTTGCCGTTAAGCGCCCGCCTTCTGGGGCTGGCGGCGATTTTGATATTTGTGATCGGGTTTATTCCGGTGCCGATTACACTGAATTGA
- a CDS encoding HD domain-containing protein, whose translation MKNIVVVDDEQYICNIIMEALGEFPDFAVHKFTAPQEAADFISENSVDLVLTDLVMGNFSGEKILDAALANHPDAVVILMTGYPTVKTAISVLRRGGYDYLIKPFKLEDLKATIQRGLEHQRIKRENVELHSQLELMKVTDAMTSGMKLQPLLELIVRTTASVLPQSSASILLRKQTTGEFTPAFRSASNHDPAVVGFLDGDMGKCTVDFRTAVPGIVNEELVIDNKPHKCSYVAYPLISRGGMVGFLNVVYTDRFNHIKPGQLRLLSLLASTAASAVESSNQDSNLRKSYMQTIRALANAIEARDRYTAGHTDRVYRIARVIARKMGWNSTRMARLRTGCLLHDIGKIGVPDSILNKPGQLTEFERNIMKKHPELGVRILGGIPFLRPIMPYIIAHHEKYDGTGYPHGLKGEGIPIEGRLLAVVDTFDAILSDRPYRPGGDPQYAQEELVRNKGTQFDPLIVDLFLEAYHDGSINSNIIYGRAGLNLQMLNSV comes from the coding sequence ATGAAAAACATCGTAGTCGTCGATGACGAACAGTACATCTGCAATATCATCATGGAGGCGCTGGGAGAGTTCCCGGATTTTGCCGTCCATAAATTTACTGCGCCGCAGGAGGCCGCCGACTTCATCTCCGAAAACAGCGTCGACCTCGTCCTGACCGATCTGGTTATGGGCAATTTCTCCGGCGAAAAAATCCTCGATGCCGCCCTGGCCAATCACCCCGATGCCGTCGTCATCCTTATGACCGGTTATCCGACCGTAAAAACCGCTATCTCCGTGCTCAGGCGGGGGGGCTACGACTATCTCATCAAACCCTTCAAATTGGAGGACCTCAAAGCGACCATCCAGCGCGGCCTCGAGCACCAGCGAATCAAACGCGAGAATGTCGAATTGCACAGTCAGCTCGAATTGATGAAAGTCACTGATGCCATGACTTCCGGAATGAAACTACAGCCGCTTTTGGAGCTGATTGTCCGGACCACCGCCAGCGTCCTGCCGCAATCGTCCGCCTCGATTTTACTCCGGAAACAGACAACCGGCGAGTTCACGCCGGCCTTCCGGTCCGCCTCGAACCATGACCCGGCCGTGGTCGGATTTCTTGATGGAGACATGGGCAAATGCACTGTCGATTTCCGCACCGCTGTTCCCGGCATTGTCAATGAGGAACTGGTCATCGATAATAAACCGCACAAATGCTCCTATGTCGCCTATCCTCTGATTTCCCGGGGCGGGATGGTCGGCTTCCTCAATGTCGTCTATACCGACCGGTTCAACCATATCAAGCCGGGACAGTTGCGTCTCCTTTCGCTTCTGGCTTCCACCGCCGCCTCGGCCGTGGAAAGCAGCAACCAGGACAGCAACCTCCGCAAATCCTACATGCAGACCATTCGGGCCCTGGCCAACGCCATCGAGGCGCGCGATCGCTATACCGCCGGGCACACCGACCGCGTCTATCGTATCGCCCGCGTTATCGCCCGGAAGATGGGCTGGAATTCCACCCGGATGGCCCGGCTCAGAACGGGATGCCTCCTGCACGACATCGGCAAAATAGGTGTCCCCGATTCCATCCTGAACAAGCCCGGTCAGCTTACCGAATTTGAACGCAACATCATGAAAAAGCATCCCGAGCTGGGCGTGAGAATCCTGGGGGGGATTCCCTTTCTCCGGCCGATTATGCCCTATATCATTGCCCACCATGAGAAATACGACGGCACCGGCTACCCGCATGGTTTAAAAGGGGAGGGAATTCCCATCGAGGGGAGACTCCTGGCCGTGGTCGACACCTTTGATGCCATCCTCTCGGATCGCCCCTACCGTCCCGGAGGCGACCCGCAGTATGCCCAGGAGGAGCTGGTCAGGAACAAAGGCACCCAGTTTGATCCGCTGATTGTCGATTTATTTCTGGAAGCTTATCATGACGGCTCAATCAACAGCAACATCATTTATGGCCGGGCCGGGCTGAATCTGCAAATGCTCAATTCAGTGTAA
- a CDS encoding dockerin type I repeat-containing protein, with protein MVRKAGAVVLFCLVLISSAAGYTLKRDAVVSPLNNQTLQTFSFAPNFATAEACTVRHDNGPWWLIQHWVTGAELYKSYQNPTLSCTTPYPFTVLDVQIVMGFERRCTLYVSVDVESADLSTPSCPAPGNLLSISSEYMFNIPGSGLYLLSVPLDSPAVVNDAYFAGFYISNVLDTLIGASVVTDSIPALCTGYNIWDTAIGYIDLANNSYFNFPGRLLLFSSGTTGGSGVQPEPSIILLKPGMNELLLGAVKLWGSENSGSTIIDSVRFEDRRNGSWTRIGIDADGQRALRNGVDPSGTGDGYALDWNYSALTEGAYWLKAAAFDTLGRFDVDSHQVSIDPTPPDLTMLNPTSMDTLCLPTKLEVTSLDENITQVKFERKAAPWDFNISITPLAQSKYGDKNGNPNDGNHAASGEYGDYYCGPVVGAMAVKYWFDKGFLYSMREGTSYISVDTVVERLAANMQTRANKGTYDDLFYGGILQYIATHGNELQLDLHRRPDYAEFRTIFQENELTAIMALGGMPGAYVMATGANGLLDGQGRYPVKIADPISGSIITAYIKNVPGGAQVYYRSSWHDLEMIITVKGYSLTVTRELIGTDNSAVGGWTFDWNSSNMVKDSLYFITATATDATGRIGMVTNLVQYGCPVMVKGDYDGNGVLNIGDVLYLINFIYKKGPAPSGGAGRADANCNGDIDISDIICAIKYIYTAGPAPCY; from the coding sequence ATGGTCCGAAAAGCAGGCGCCGTTGTGTTATTCTGTCTCGTTTTGATTTCCTCGGCGGCAGGATATACTTTAAAAAGAGATGCCGTTGTTTCACCTTTGAACAATCAGACTCTGCAGACTTTTTCTTTTGCCCCAAACTTTGCCACCGCCGAAGCCTGCACGGTTCGGCATGATAATGGACCCTGGTGGCTGATCCAGCACTGGGTAACCGGAGCGGAATTATACAAATCATACCAGAATCCGACTCTTTCCTGCACGACCCCTTATCCATTTACGGTGCTGGATGTGCAGATAGTGATGGGCTTTGAGAGGCGGTGTACTCTCTATGTCTCCGTCGATGTGGAATCCGCCGACCTGAGCACCCCCTCCTGCCCTGCGCCGGGAAACCTGCTTTCTATCTCATCGGAATACATGTTTAATATTCCCGGCAGTGGCCTATACCTTCTTTCGGTACCCCTGGATTCGCCCGCGGTCGTTAATGACGCTTATTTCGCGGGTTTTTATATCTCCAATGTGCTGGACACTCTGATTGGCGCGAGCGTGGTGACCGATAGTATCCCGGCGCTCTGTACCGGGTATAATATCTGGGATACAGCCATCGGATATATCGACCTGGCCAACAATTCCTACTTTAATTTTCCGGGGCGGCTTCTGCTTTTCTCCAGCGGCACGACCGGCGGAAGCGGCGTTCAGCCGGAGCCATCGATAATACTGCTGAAGCCGGGCATGAACGAATTATTGCTCGGCGCGGTAAAATTATGGGGGTCGGAAAATTCGGGCAGTACTATCATCGATTCGGTGCGTTTTGAGGATCGCAGAAACGGCAGCTGGACCAGAATCGGGATTGACGCTGACGGTCAGCGGGCGCTGCGCAACGGCGTGGATCCCTCGGGAACCGGCGACGGCTACGCGCTTGACTGGAATTACAGTGCCCTGACCGAGGGGGCCTACTGGCTGAAAGCCGCGGCTTTCGATACGTTGGGACGGTTCGATGTCGATTCACATCAGGTATCGATCGATCCCACACCGCCGGATTTGACAATGCTCAATCCGACTTCGATGGACACGCTCTGCCTTCCGACGAAACTTGAGGTGACCAGTCTCGACGAAAATATCACGCAGGTGAAATTCGAAAGAAAGGCGGCTCCATGGGACTTCAATATCTCGATTACGCCGCTGGCCCAGTCCAAATACGGCGACAAAAACGGCAACCCAAATGACGGCAATCACGCCGCCTCGGGGGAGTATGGTGACTACTACTGCGGGCCGGTGGTCGGCGCAATGGCGGTCAAATACTGGTTTGACAAGGGATTCCTGTATTCGATGAGAGAAGGAACCAGTTATATATCAGTCGATACGGTCGTGGAAAGGCTGGCCGCTAATATGCAGACCCGCGCCAATAAGGGAACTTATGACGACCTTTTCTACGGTGGGATACTGCAATATATCGCTACGCACGGCAACGAGCTTCAGCTGGACCTGCACCGCCGCCCCGACTACGCCGAATTCCGCACCATATTCCAGGAAAATGAACTGACGGCGATCATGGCTCTTGGGGGGATGCCGGGGGCTTATGTCATGGCGACCGGAGCGAACGGACTGCTTGACGGGCAGGGACGTTACCCGGTAAAGATAGCCGACCCGATCAGCGGCAGCATCATAACCGCCTATATCAAGAATGTCCCCGGCGGTGCGCAGGTTTATTACCGGAGCAGCTGGCACGATCTCGAAATGATCATTACCGTGAAGGGATACTCGCTGACCGTTACCCGGGAGTTGATAGGGACGGATAATTCTGCGGTGGGGGGATGGACTTTCGATTGGAATTCCTCGAATATGGTAAAAGACTCCCTCTATTTCATTACGGCGACCGCGACCGACGCCACGGGACGGATCGGCATGGTAACCAATCTGGTACAATACGGCTGTCCGGTGATGGTGAAAGGGGATTATGACGGGAACGGGGTATTGAATATCGGAGATGTGCTTTATCTGATCAACTTCATATACAAAAAAGGGCCGGCGCCGTCCGGAGGGGCGGGACGGGCTGATGCCAACTGCAATGGCGATATAGATATCAGTGATATTATTTGCGCCATCAAGTATATTTATACGGCCGGGCCGGCGCCCTGCTATTAA
- a CDS encoding PQQ-binding-like beta-propeller repeat protein: MFKKLIIAVLTLGLFVAFSSAAISSDVLKVGLNTVEKYNPNAPKLNKATAIERPAAYQKPSNALNPITPTTVLPPDYKCEFIDYSGGAMAYFWRLTDKYGDTIMGQRFTPNEGYNCTLLTAYIGVYGTKIFGNPGMRVEVYDDAGGFPGLSRGFVDVPAANLPHSGAYYYPVDLTSLGLVYSDGAEFHIGVSAVTAGLPGVADTLAILSDDGSNGLLRSWEDYGAYGLMLDDWGLDVNFLIGVDICCGRIPYTSCYTQSYSCGTTYFWRQPDAYGDDYFNMRFTSNTPETLKSVDIAVYRPGSKPWGAPNFDVYVWGDLGGFPNLADEKAHVNIPWASLVFYPSWLTLDLSALNLVVQGDYHIGWSTDELAPGDTLACLSDNGSCGTGRSSENNGFGPWGNFVDDWGIDVNFLTKAYLCKDEFADCRTLSDFGGDFYYWRYPDRYGDIGLYQLFQPKGEGCRIDKVNFRFYYRLAMAGWPLFTTNSELQVWDVDPGTGLPGNKIYSKTILPGDYGVIVPTTASTRWWKAYDIHLDNFRFDFPIWVGMESQAPDTMSGFFTLSDDGLSGGLRSAEGWGAFGFMLDDYGVDVDHGITLDVCCVPIAEWPCLVGEDWPTMGFNKLRQAHSPFGIGVTPECDLTKAWEYVAGNEALFNSPVIYKDTVLCYFLDRVAAIDVNTGAQIWQRLSDGFVVGSGCYNTPTAYDGKLYIAGGNAKSFSAISIATGATVWTRNFSTHSNHFMTFGPSVVVDIGGTPYVIYADDFGWVYCVDANTGVLFAGWAGAGNTNPYKPGQPIARGLSADLTKLYLGIDQAAATGWVVALDLATGGVVWTNTGAGATVVPPKDWPGKEGFAAGLAIDPVEGVLYTNSWYNPADNSAPVQDGGVMYSINTATGATNWVNLCTGGGLGPSYTVPAIDAANVIYQSWTPWLTSGQLRGPMAFNRNSGAYTWKFTEADPVPNPGWGDGAMMEGLLTCETESFDWYVSQTRCNFVNFHNADLGTQVFHRRYTGYLGTTFSRAGHRVSPVMDEGHLIVTWRNKMFCLTKQTERPRLELPNYVIQLPVEFGSPNPTIVTFPDAIRNTGCIPLTLDSINIYNEDNNTSPVLFTPLSAISEERLNAMNVVSDKFTSKASRMMESFLDDQTLGKASDEMMNKSMSVNNAAGTVPAFVNAIVSPANGSTVAPGVTIPIKLSVNGGIISRGLHTFYAQVWTDDPDYFLDSARIDAALPIHGGKYAAPQIELGLIGGCLYGAKRLEFGMTASVNIENVWNSGMLANGDSALSMRVSGDAASFWQGALVFAAGHYKVALHSQPWDGSVWQWKSLLSDPDCINGACPPQLASNVLLGTISNDLGATYTNVFGNVVTFAFVDSVQDLGEYDTTGGYHLVKWHWDWPQNYTADAPYDDTLTIGFHACAKVIGAKDVPALANFTIHKYELTSRNGVNIPDFYMGMMMDYDVLPNSKNQITGYDNAHSVAYVYDCGTPTTGWGAVKVPFGCRYESMLMAKTIEARPGGPWNDSAWWLDSVYLSWMKVQRGLTHQPNTYPCTPSTTDRDAWFTYEGGTIPASGSITFGFGQFGLVGITNANDAASYFGLANTINMWCGFGRGDVNNDGKIDLVDIAYLKNYVFGIGNGPYPFKHLGDVDASGGAPNAADVTFLMNYYFNFSECPRGAWTL; the protein is encoded by the coding sequence ATGTTTAAAAAACTGATAATCGCGGTACTTACTTTAGGGTTATTTGTTGCCTTCAGTAGTGCGGCTATTAGTTCCGATGTACTCAAGGTTGGACTGAATACCGTTGAAAAGTACAATCCGAATGCACCGAAGCTGAATAAAGCGACCGCGATTGAGCGTCCAGCGGCTTATCAAAAGCCGTCGAACGCTCTCAATCCGATCACGCCTACAACCGTGCTTCCGCCGGACTACAAGTGCGAGTTTATCGACTACTCCGGCGGCGCTATGGCCTATTTTTGGCGCCTGACCGACAAGTACGGTGATACGATTATGGGCCAGCGGTTCACGCCTAACGAGGGGTATAACTGTACCCTGTTGACCGCCTATATCGGCGTATACGGCACCAAAATCTTCGGCAATCCGGGGATGCGGGTGGAAGTATATGACGACGCCGGTGGTTTCCCGGGTTTATCGCGGGGATTTGTTGATGTCCCGGCGGCCAACCTCCCGCATAGCGGTGCCTATTACTATCCGGTTGACCTGACCTCGCTCGGATTGGTTTACAGCGACGGCGCTGAATTCCATATCGGCGTCTCTGCGGTCACAGCCGGTTTACCCGGTGTCGCCGATACGCTGGCGATCCTATCCGACGACGGTTCCAACGGTCTTCTCCGCTCCTGGGAGGATTACGGCGCTTATGGCCTCATGCTCGACGACTGGGGCTTGGATGTCAACTTCCTTATTGGCGTTGATATCTGCTGCGGTCGTATTCCATATACGAGCTGTTATACCCAGTCTTATTCCTGCGGTACGACCTATTTCTGGCGTCAGCCGGATGCCTATGGTGATGATTATTTCAACATGAGATTCACCTCGAATACTCCGGAGACCCTGAAATCGGTTGACATAGCTGTTTATCGTCCCGGTTCCAAGCCCTGGGGCGCGCCCAATTTCGACGTTTATGTCTGGGGCGACCTCGGCGGCTTCCCGAATCTGGCCGATGAAAAGGCTCATGTTAACATTCCGTGGGCCAGTTTGGTCTTTTACCCGAGCTGGTTGACACTTGACCTCTCGGCCCTTAATCTGGTCGTACAGGGTGACTATCACATAGGTTGGTCCACTGATGAACTGGCCCCCGGTGATACCCTGGCCTGCCTCTCCGATAACGGTTCCTGCGGCACGGGTCGCAGTTCCGAAAATAATGGCTTTGGGCCATGGGGCAACTTCGTCGACGACTGGGGCATTGATGTCAACTTCCTTACCAAGGCGTATCTCTGCAAAGATGAATTTGCCGATTGCAGAACGCTCAGCGATTTTGGTGGCGACTTCTATTACTGGCGCTATCCCGATCGCTATGGCGATATCGGCCTTTATCAGCTGTTCCAGCCGAAAGGCGAGGGATGCCGCATTGATAAGGTTAATTTCAGATTTTACTATCGGTTAGCAATGGCTGGGTGGCCGTTGTTCACCACCAATTCCGAACTCCAGGTCTGGGATGTAGATCCCGGTACCGGTTTACCGGGGAACAAGATCTACAGCAAGACGATTCTGCCGGGTGATTACGGCGTAATCGTTCCGACGACCGCTTCCACCCGCTGGTGGAAAGCGTACGACATTCATCTGGATAATTTCCGTTTTGATTTCCCGATTTGGGTTGGAATGGAATCTCAGGCACCCGATACCATGAGTGGTTTCTTCACGTTGTCCGATGACGGACTCTCCGGCGGGCTCCGTTCTGCCGAAGGGTGGGGAGCCTTTGGGTTTATGCTTGACGACTATGGTGTTGATGTTGACCATGGCATTACTCTTGATGTTTGCTGCGTTCCGATTGCGGAGTGGCCCTGCTTAGTCGGCGAAGATTGGCCGACCATGGGCTTCAACAAACTCCGTCAGGCTCACAGCCCGTTTGGTATCGGCGTTACTCCTGAGTGCGACCTTACCAAGGCGTGGGAATATGTGGCCGGTAATGAAGCCCTGTTCAACAGTCCTGTAATTTACAAGGATACCGTTCTCTGCTACTTCCTTGACAGAGTGGCCGCGATTGATGTCAACACGGGCGCTCAGATCTGGCAGAGGTTGTCGGACGGCTTTGTAGTCGGTTCGGGTTGTTATAACACCCCAACCGCCTATGACGGCAAGCTTTACATTGCCGGCGGTAACGCCAAGTCGTTCTCGGCTATCAGTATCGCTACCGGCGCGACGGTTTGGACGCGCAATTTTTCGACCCATAGCAACCACTTCATGACCTTTGGTCCTTCGGTGGTGGTTGATATTGGCGGCACGCCGTATGTAATCTACGCCGATGACTTCGGCTGGGTTTACTGCGTTGACGCCAATACCGGCGTTCTCTTTGCGGGATGGGCAGGTGCCGGCAATACCAATCCTTACAAACCCGGCCAGCCGATTGCCAGAGGCCTTAGCGCTGACCTCACCAAGCTGTATCTTGGTATCGATCAGGCTGCGGCCACCGGTTGGGTCGTTGCACTCGACCTGGCAACAGGCGGGGTAGTATGGACGAACACCGGCGCGGGCGCGACTGTCGTGCCTCCGAAAGATTGGCCCGGCAAAGAAGGCTTTGCGGCCGGTCTCGCGATCGATCCTGTCGAAGGTGTCCTTTATACGAACTCCTGGTATAACCCGGCCGACAACAGCGCCCCTGTGCAGGATGGTGGTGTAATGTACTCCATCAATACCGCTACAGGCGCGACCAACTGGGTTAACCTTTGCACCGGCGGCGGTCTTGGCCCGTCCTATACGGTCCCGGCGATCGATGCCGCCAATGTTATTTATCAGAGCTGGACTCCGTGGCTTACTTCCGGCCAGTTGCGCGGCCCGATGGCCTTCAATCGTAACAGCGGCGCATATACCTGGAAGTTCACGGAAGCCGATCCGGTTCCGAACCCGGGTTGGGGCGACGGCGCGATGATGGAAGGCTTGCTGACTTGCGAGACGGAAAGTTTCGACTGGTATGTTTCACAGACCCGTTGCAACTTCGTAAACTTCCATAACGCCGATCTCGGGACTCAGGTATTCCATCGTCGTTACACCGGTTATCTCGGTACTACTTTCAGCCGTGCCGGCCACAGAGTGTCGCCGGTCATGGATGAAGGTCATCTGATCGTAACCTGGCGTAACAAGATGTTCTGCCTGACCAAACAGACCGAACGTCCTCGTCTGGAACTCCCGAATTATGTAATTCAGCTTCCGGTCGAGTTCGGTTCGCCCAATCCGACGATCGTAACATTCCCCGATGCTATTCGCAACACCGGTTGCATTCCTCTGACGCTTGACTCCATTAATATCTACAATGAGGACAATAATACGTCACCGGTGCTCTTCACGCCTCTTTCGGCGATCAGCGAAGAGCGTCTGAACGCCATGAATGTCGTCTCCGATAAGTTCACTTCCAAAGCGAGCCGGATGATGGAATCCTTCCTGGATGATCAGACACTCGGCAAGGCTTCGGATGAAATGATGAACAAGAGCATGTCGGTTAACAATGCCGCCGGCACCGTTCCCGCTTTCGTGAACGCGATCGTGTCGCCCGCTAACGGCTCCACAGTCGCTCCGGGAGTAACTATCCCGATTAAACTGAGCGTCAACGGTGGGATTATCAGCCGCGGCTTGCACACCTTCTATGCTCAGGTTTGGACCGACGATCCGGATTACTTCCTTGATAGTGCTCGTATTGACGCGGCTCTCCCGATTCACGGCGGCAAATATGCCGCTCCGCAGATTGAACTTGGTCTGATTGGCGGCTGTCTCTATGGCGCCAAGAGGCTGGAGTTTGGTATGACGGCCTCGGTGAATATCGAGAATGTCTGGAATTCGGGTATGCTCGCGAACGGCGACTCGGCTCTTTCCATGAGGGTCAGCGGCGACGCTGCTTCCTTCTGGCAGGGCGCGCTCGTTTTCGCAGCCGGTCATTACAAAGTAGCACTCCATTCACAGCCCTGGGATGGTTCAGTATGGCAGTGGAAATCACTGCTGTCCGATCCCGACTGTATCAATGGTGCTTGCCCGCCGCAGCTTGCGTCGAACGTTCTGCTGGGCACCATTTCCAACGACCTTGGCGCTACCTACACCAACGTCTTTGGTAATGTGGTGACCTTTGCGTTCGTCGACTCGGTTCAGGATCTGGGCGAGTATGACACCACCGGCGGTTATCATCTTGTCAAGTGGCATTGGGACTGGCCGCAGAATTACACTGCGGATGCTCCTTACGACGATACTCTGACCATCGGCTTCCACGCCTGTGCGAAGGTTATCGGCGCGAAGGATGTTCCCGCTCTGGCCAACTTCACAATTCATAAGTATGAATTGACCAGCCGGAACGGCGTCAATATCCCTGATTTCTACATGGGCATGATGATGGACTATGATGTTCTGCCCAACAGCAAGAATCAGATCACCGGTTATGACAATGCCCATTCGGTGGCCTATGTTTATGACTGCGGCACACCCACCACGGGGTGGGGCGCGGTGAAGGTTCCGTTTGGCTGCCGTTACGAGTCGATGCTGATGGCGAAGACCATCGAAGCTCGTCCGGGCGGCCCGTGGAACGATTCCGCCTGGTGGCTCGATTCTGTTTACCTCTCGTGGATGAAAGTCCAGAGAGGGCTGACACATCAGCCGAATACCTATCCGTGCACTCCTTCTACGACCGACAGAGATGCCTGGTTCACGTATGAAGGTGGCACGATTCCGGCTTCCGGCAGTATTACTTTCGGCTTTGGCCAGTTTGGCCTGGTCGGAATCACCAATGCCAATGACGCGGCGAGCTACTTCGGCTTGGCCAACACCATTAACATGTGGTGCGGTTTTGGCCGTGGTGATGTCAACAACGACGGTAAGATCGACCTCGTCGATATCGCCTATCTGAAGAATTATGTCTTCGGTATAGGGAACGGCCCTTATCCGTTCAAGCATCTCGGCGACGTTGATGCCAGCGGTGGCGCGCCTAATGCGGCTGACGTCACGTTCCTTATGAACTACTACTTCAACTTCAGTGAGTGCCCAAGAGGCGCCTGGACGTTGTAA